Proteins from one Nitrobacteraceae bacterium AZCC 2146 genomic window:
- a CDS encoding uncharacterized membrane protein YbhN (UPF0104 family) (product_source=COG0392; cog=COG0392; ko=KO:K07027; superfamily=47954; transmembrane_helix_parts=Inside_1_20,TMhelix_21_39,Outside_40_60,TMhelix_61_83,Inside_84_95,TMhelix_96_118,Outside_119_137,TMhelix_138_160,Inside_161_172,TMhelix_173_195,Outside_196_214,TMhelix_215_237,Inside_238_243,TMhelix_244_266,Outside_267_288,TMhelix_289_311,Inside_312_352), with product MPEAIRRAISFLRDKQILHKLGVLVSVAVIAFACYMLYHKLRNINVHAVYEAMKATEPRLIGLAALSVAAGYFTLTFYDWFAVRAIGHGHIPYRINALAAFSSYAIGHNVGASVFTGGAVRYRIYSAWGLNAIDVAKICFLAGLTFWLGNAAVLGMGIAYHPEAASAIDLLPPWLNRLVAFGILIGLASYVGWVWTKPRCVGRGPWSVVLPGGPLTLLQIVIGIVDLGFCALAMYMLVPDEPNLGFVVVAVIFVSATLLGFASHSPGGLGVFDAAMLIGLWQMDKEELLAGMLLFRVLYYLAPFFISVILLTCRELIIGARSKRLQAIAASLESDSQAGVGRPLKEHGSSGA from the coding sequence ATGCCGGAAGCCATACGCAGGGCGATCTCGTTTCTGCGCGACAAGCAAATCCTGCACAAACTCGGTGTCCTGGTCAGCGTCGCGGTGATCGCGTTCGCTTGCTACATGCTTTACCACAAGCTGCGGAACATCAACGTCCACGCCGTTTACGAGGCGATGAAGGCGACCGAGCCGCGCCTGATCGGGCTGGCCGCGCTTTCGGTGGCCGCCGGCTATTTCACCCTGACGTTCTATGACTGGTTCGCTGTGCGGGCGATCGGCCACGGTCACATCCCCTACCGGATCAACGCGCTTGCCGCCTTCTCCAGCTATGCGATTGGCCACAATGTCGGCGCCAGCGTCTTTACCGGCGGTGCGGTGCGATATCGCATCTACTCGGCGTGGGGCCTCAACGCGATCGATGTCGCCAAGATCTGCTTCCTCGCCGGGCTCACTTTCTGGCTCGGCAACGCCGCAGTGCTCGGCATGGGCATCGCCTATCATCCGGAAGCGGCCAGCGCGATCGACCTGCTGCCGCCGTGGCTCAACCGTCTTGTTGCCTTCGGAATCCTGATCGGTCTGGCCAGCTATGTCGGGTGGGTCTGGACGAAGCCGCGCTGCGTCGGCCGCGGACCGTGGTCGGTGGTGCTGCCCGGCGGCCCGCTGACTCTGCTGCAGATCGTCATCGGCATCGTCGATCTCGGCTTCTGCGCGCTGGCGATGTACATGCTGGTGCCGGACGAGCCCAATCTCGGCTTTGTCGTGGTGGCGGTCATCTTCGTCTCGGCGACGCTGCTTGGCTTTGCCAGCCACTCGCCGGGTGGGCTCGGCGTGTTTGACGCCGCGATGCTGATCGGGCTGTGGCAGATGGATAAGGAAGAGCTGCTGGCCGGCATGCTGCTGTTCCGTGTGCTATACTATCTTGCGCCGTTCTTCATCTCGGTCATCCTGCTGACGTGTCGGGAACTTATCATCGGCGCGCGATCGAAACGGCTGCAGGCGATCGCGGCGTCGCTTGAGTCCGATTCCCAGGCGGGCGTCGGTCGCCCCCTGAAAGAACATGGCAGCTCCGGCGCCTGA
- a CDS encoding OOP family OmpA-OmpF porin (product_source=KO:K03286; cath_funfam=3.30.1330.60; cog=COG2885; ko=KO:K03286; pfam=PF00691,PF04972; smart=SM00749; superfamily=103088,54427): MHGLFRWSNKWWPGLIPLAILWAAAAWFSTVPLEADIAARSNAALKSTILDKTRIAVAGRDVGFAAEAFSEDGRRSAVASVEAAPGVRLVNDETRLVAEAKPFVWVAERDNVRVTLWGTAPLPASKARIAEAARAALSGTEVVDRMGLARGAPPRFDAAALLLLDQVAKLRDGKIVMSDAGVSLTGMARDLGGREAIAAALKNLPEGFAVAANEVKAPPYIFQANKDPVAVTLTLSGYVPDNNVHAALVATAGRKFTNEKIIDNLKASIGAPSGFAAAVTSALGALSRLSTGTLVVSDREVRLSGDALYEAAAGQIRAGLAKDLPTGWTAKPEVSVKPAAAPVDSTVCQQLFTQNLSKNRIRFETASASINADSAGLLDRLIETAMRCPTTNIEIAGHTDGDGDAAFNQTLSEKRAQAVEDYLVKAGLPADRFSTVGYGSTQPIAANDTDEGKLQNRRIEFMVRQ; this comes from the coding sequence ATGCACGGACTTTTCAGGTGGAGCAACAAATGGTGGCCAGGCCTCATCCCCCTCGCCATCCTTTGGGCGGCGGCCGCTTGGTTTAGCACAGTTCCGCTGGAAGCGGACATTGCGGCGCGCAGCAATGCGGCGCTGAAGAGCACCATTCTCGACAAAACCCGGATCGCCGTAGCCGGCCGCGATGTCGGCTTCGCCGCCGAAGCCTTTTCCGAAGACGGTCGCCGCAGTGCGGTGGCCTCGGTGGAAGCGGCACCCGGCGTGCGGCTGGTCAACGACGAAACCCGCCTCGTCGCCGAAGCCAAGCCGTTCGTCTGGGTAGCTGAACGCGACAACGTCCGGGTGACGCTGTGGGGCACGGCGCCGCTGCCGGCCAGCAAGGCACGCATCGCGGAGGCGGCCCGCGCCGCACTCAGCGGCACCGAAGTGGTCGATCGGATGGGGCTGGCGCGCGGTGCGCCGCCGCGCTTCGATGCCGCGGCCCTGCTGTTGCTCGACCAGGTCGCCAAGCTGAGGGACGGCAAGATCGTGATGTCGGACGCCGGCGTCAGCCTGACCGGCATGGCGCGCGATCTCGGCGGCCGTGAAGCCATCGCCGCCGCGCTGAAGAACCTGCCGGAGGGATTTGCGGTCGCGGCCAATGAGGTCAAGGCGCCGCCCTATATTTTCCAGGCCAACAAGGATCCTGTTGCGGTGACGTTGACGCTGAGCGGCTACGTGCCCGACAACAACGTCCACGCCGCGCTGGTGGCAACCGCCGGCCGCAAATTTACCAATGAGAAGATCATCGACAATCTCAAGGCCAGCATCGGCGCGCCGTCCGGCTTCGCTGCGGCGGTGACATCGGCGCTGGGGGCGCTGTCGCGGCTGTCGACCGGCACGCTGGTGGTCTCCGACCGCGAGGTCCGGTTGTCCGGCGATGCGCTGTATGAGGCCGCCGCCGGCCAGATCCGCGCCGGTCTGGCCAAGGATCTGCCGACGGGCTGGACGGCCAAGCCCGAAGTCTCGGTCAAGCCCGCCGCGGCACCGGTGGATTCCACGGTCTGCCAGCAGCTGTTTACGCAGAATCTCAGCAAGAACCGCATCAGGTTCGAAACCGCCAGCGCCTCCATCAATGCGGATTCGGCGGGCCTGCTCGACCGCCTGATCGAGACCGCGATGCGCTGCCCCACGACCAATATCGAGATCGCCGGACATACCGATGGCGACGGCGACGCCGCTTTCAACCAGACCCTGTCGGAGAAGCGCGCCCAGGCGGTCGAGGACTATCTGGTCAAGGCCGGCCTGCCGGCGGACCGCTTCAGCACCGTTGGTTACGGCAGCACCCAGCCGATCGCGGCCAACGACACCGATGAGGGCAAGCTGCAGAACCGCCGCATCGAATTCATGGTGAGACAATAA
- a CDS encoding hypothetical protein (product_source=Hypo-rule applied; superfamily=103441; transmembrane_helix_parts=Inside_1_4,TMhelix_5_27,Outside_28_36,TMhelix_37_59,Inside_60_63,TMhelix_64_86,Outside_87_98), whose protein sequence is MAYLAMFHWGWLLGAFVLGFCMGWIAVVYRGAPVPKVWIQRLSVLAVVVVGIAIAKLVPGRFGYWLDLGLALFGFYLVGCAIGSWLRDWVVSRHVPAA, encoded by the coding sequence ATGGCCTATCTGGCAATGTTTCACTGGGGCTGGCTGCTCGGCGCGTTCGTGCTCGGTTTCTGCATGGGATGGATCGCGGTGGTCTATCGTGGTGCGCCGGTGCCGAAGGTGTGGATACAGCGGCTGTCGGTGCTGGCCGTCGTGGTGGTCGGGATTGCGATCGCGAAGCTCGTTCCCGGCCGGTTCGGCTACTGGCTCGATCTCGGCCTGGCGCTGTTCGGCTTCTATCTGGTCGGCTGCGCGATCGGATCATGGCTGCGCGACTGGGTGGTGTCGCGCCACGTGCCGGCAGCTTGA